A genome region from Arachis duranensis cultivar V14167 chromosome 6, aradu.V14167.gnm2.J7QH, whole genome shotgun sequence includes the following:
- the LOC107492332 gene encoding uncharacterized protein LOC107492332 produces the protein MRIMDKQLHRLFVLMNVLIVFSFFDLSTVAESENHVSAVGDPGMKRNELRVAFEAWNFCNEVGEEAPHMGSPRAADCFDLSNSLKHKVTKDDNKLGVGKPIPGIKSDSIDINNTDLYAVEKELYLGSLCEVEDTPKPWQFWMIMLKNGNYDTSSGLCPMDGRKVPPFGSHGRFPCFGKGCMNQPILCHQQTRIKNGTMHGMFHGTYDLDSDCKGEKDGLSYYEVVWEKKVDDSASWIFKHKLRTSKKYPWLMLYLRADATTGFSGGYHYDTRGMLKILPESPNFKVKLSLDIKKGGGPKSQFYLLDIGSCWKNNGAPCDGDVLTDVTRYSEMIINPETPAWCSPKGLENCPPFHITPDNKKIHRNDTENFPYSAYHFYCAPGNAQQLEQPVKTCDPYSNPQAQEIVQLLPHPIWGDYGYPTKKGDGWVGDPRTWELDVGGLSSRLYFYQDPGTVPAKRIWTSVDTGTEIFVSTKDEVAEWTLSDFDVILTEPKS, from the exons ATGAGAATTATGGATAAGCAGTTGCATAGGTTGTTTGTGTTGATGAATGTTCTTATTGTGTTCAGCTTCTTTGATCTCTCAACAGTAGCAGAGAGTGAGAATCATGTTTCTGCAGTAGGAGATCCAGGAATGAAGAGAAATGAACTGAGAGTAGCATTTGAAGCTTGGAATTTCTGCAATGAGGTTGGGGAAGAAGCTCCTCACATGGGTAGCCCAAGAGCTGCTGATTGCTTTGATCTTTCAA ATTCTCTCAAACACAAGGTAACAAAAGATGATAACAAACTTGGGGTTGGAAAACCAATTCCTGGTATAAAATCAGATTCAATTGATATAAACAACACAGACCTTTATGCTGTTGAAAAAGAACTGTATCTTGGTTCATTGTGTGAAGTTGAAGACACACCAAAGCCTTGGCAATTTTGGATGATAATGCTGAAGAATGGAAACTATGACACAAGCTCTGGTTTGTGTCCCATGGATGGGAGAAAGGTTCCCCCTTTTGGTAGTCATGGGAGGTTTCCTTGCTTTGGGAAAGGCTGCATGAACCAACCCATCTTGTGTCATCAACAAACAAGGATAAAAAATGGAACAATGCATGGAATGTTTCATGGTACATATGATTTGGATTCTGATTGCAAGGGTGAGAAAGATGGCTTGTCTTACTATGAAGTTGTGTGGGAGAAGAAAGTTGATGATTCTGCGAGTTGGATCTTCAAACATAAGCTCAGAACTTCAAAGAAATATCCATGGTTGATGCTGTACCTTAGAGCTGATGCAACCACAGGATTCTCTGGAGGGTATCATTATGACACAAGAGGAATGCTTAAAATT CTTCCagaatcaccaaattttaaggtCAAGTTGAGCTTAGATATAAAAAAGGGTGGGGGTCCCAAGAGCCAGTTCTACCTGTTGGACATAGGTAGCTGCTGGAAGAACAATGGTGCTCCTTGTGATGGAGATGTTCTAACTGATGTAACCAGATACAGTGAGATGATCATAAATCCTGAAACACCAGCCTGGTGCAGCCCAAAGGGTTTGGAAAATTGCCCTCCATTTCATATCACACCAGACAACAAGAAAATCCATAGAAATGACACTGAAAACTTCCCCTATTCTGCTTATCACTTTTACTGTGCTCCTGGTAATGCTCAACAATTAGAGCAACCTGTTAAAACTTGTGATCCTTATAGCAATCCTCAAGCACAAGAGATTGTTCAGTTGTTGCCTCACCCTATATGGGGTGATTATGGCTATCCAACAAAAAAAGGAGATGGTTGGGTTGGAGATCCAAGAACTTGGGAACTTGATGTTGGTGGTCTTTCAAGTAGACTATACTTCTATCAG GATCCTGGAACAGTTCCTGCTAAAAGAATATGGACTTCTGTGGATACTGGAACTGAGATATTTGTCAGCACAAAAGATGAAGTAGCAGAGTGGACTCTTAGTGATTTTGATGTTATTCTTACAGAACCAAAGTCAtga